The following proteins come from a genomic window of Pseudomonadota bacterium:
- the zwf gene encoding glucose-6-phosphate dehydrogenase has product MSNASTLAGVKDSQPLPANIVIFGASGDLTKRKLIPALARMYRTGLVHPASRIIGVAREIGAADWIDMMQAALDEYAAHLQYSADEWRTFSERLRFVSGDLNDADTYTRLAEVLETNAGVCNALFYLAIPPEWYVRTAEGLAQAQLNREDCGYRRIVIEKPFGLDHATSIALNRALQAVFAEAQIYRIDHYLGKESVQNLFVFRFGNSILEPLWNRNYIDHVQISVTETLGVEYRAPYYEKAGALRDMIQSHMMQVLTLVAMEPPCEYTANAVRDEKVKVLRSLRVTAPDEVDRLTVAAQYGAGEIAGEKVPAYCREPGVAADSITETFAAARLYIDNWRWQGVPFVLWYGKRLKKRASEIVIRFRQPPHNLFDPSGAPPVADALVFRLQPDEGMFLRLNAKQPGLTTNMRRLVMRGPYASATDQVFEAYEILLNDVLLGDATLFSRADEIEESWLKLAPILEAWSQRISIDRYRAGTWDVPGVEALFEGCVGGWHKPT; this is encoded by the coding sequence ATGTCAAACGCGTCTACGCTCGCAGGTGTCAAGGATAGTCAGCCGCTGCCCGCCAATATCGTCATCTTCGGCGCCAGCGGCGACCTGACCAAGCGCAAGCTGATACCGGCGCTGGCACGCATGTACCGTACCGGGCTGGTGCACCCGGCAAGCCGCATCATCGGCGTGGCGCGCGAGATCGGCGCAGCCGATTGGATCGACATGATGCAGGCGGCGCTGGATGAGTACGCCGCACACCTGCAGTACAGCGCCGACGAATGGCGCACATTTTCCGAGCGCCTGCGTTTCGTCAGCGGCGACCTCAACGACGCGGACACCTACACCCGGCTCGCCGAGGTACTCGAAACGAACGCGGGCGTGTGCAATGCCCTGTTCTATCTCGCCATACCGCCCGAGTGGTACGTGCGGACCGCCGAGGGCCTGGCACAGGCGCAGCTCAATCGCGAGGACTGCGGCTATCGGCGCATCGTGATCGAGAAGCCGTTCGGGCTCGACCATGCGACGTCCATCGCGCTCAACCGGGCGCTGCAGGCAGTGTTCGCCGAGGCGCAGATCTACCGCATCGACCACTACCTGGGCAAGGAAAGCGTGCAGAACCTGTTCGTGTTCCGCTTCGGCAACAGCATCCTGGAGCCGCTGTGGAACCGCAACTACATCGACCACGTGCAGATCTCGGTGACGGAGACGCTGGGCGTGGAATACCGCGCGCCCTACTACGAGAAGGCCGGCGCGCTGCGCGACATGATCCAGAGTCACATGATGCAGGTGCTGACGCTGGTGGCGATGGAGCCGCCGTGCGAATACACCGCCAACGCCGTGCGCGACGAGAAGGTCAAGGTGCTGCGCTCGCTGCGCGTCACCGCGCCGGACGAGGTGGACCGGCTGACCGTCGCCGCGCAATACGGCGCCGGCGAGATCGCCGGGGAGAAGGTCCCGGCCTATTGTCGCGAACCCGGGGTGGCCGCGGATTCGATCACGGAGACCTTCGCAGCCGCGCGCCTGTACATCGACAACTGGCGCTGGCAGGGCGTGCCGTTCGTCCTCTGGTACGGCAAGCGCCTGAAGAAGCGCGCCTCGGAGATCGTCATCCGTTTCCGCCAGCCGCCGCACAACCTGTTCGACCCGAGCGGTGCACCGCCGGTGGCCGACGCGCTGGTGTTCCGCCTGCAGCCCGACGAGGGCATGTTCCTGCGTCTGAACGCCAAGCAGCCGGGCCTGACCACGAACATGCGGCGCCTGGTCATGCGCGGCCCGTACGCCTCGGCGACCGACCAGGTCTTCGAGGCCTACGAGATCCTGCTCAACGACGTGCTGCTCGGCGACGCGACGCTGTTCTCCCGCGCCGACGAGATCGAGGAGTCCTGGCTGAAGCTCGCGCCGATCCTCGAGGCCTGGAGCCAGCGCATCTCCATCGACCGCTACCGCGCGGGGACCTGGGACGTCCCCGGCGTGGAGGCGCTGTTCGAAGGCTGCGTGGGCGGCTGGCACAAGCCGACCTGA
- a CDS encoding cation diffusion facilitator family transporter — protein sequence MNVQISPTENARLLRLATTASVLTATLLIFGKTAAWLLTGSISVLASLVDSLMDAAASLINLVAVRVSLAPPDAEHRFGHGKVEPLAALAQAAFIAGSAAFLVLHAIDRLLHPRPLEDVSVGLAVMGFAVAATAVLLLIQRHVIRRTRSTIVRADSLHYTTDLLTNLGTMVALALTRFDLPLLDPLFGIGVAIYICYGAWHIGHDAFQHLIDRELPDAVRTQVKQLALAEPEVRGLHDLRTRQSGAMEIIQLHLELDAGLTLGTAHAATERVEQAIREAYPMADVIIHQDPV from the coding sequence ATGAACGTACAGATATCCCCCACCGAGAACGCGCGGCTGCTGCGGCTCGCCACCACGGCATCGGTGCTCACCGCGACGCTGCTGATTTTCGGCAAGACCGCGGCCTGGCTGCTGACCGGCTCGATCAGCGTCCTGGCCTCGCTGGTGGATTCGCTGATGGATGCGGCGGCATCGCTCATCAACCTGGTGGCGGTACGCGTCTCGCTCGCACCGCCGGACGCGGAGCACCGCTTCGGTCACGGCAAGGTGGAGCCGCTGGCCGCCTTGGCGCAGGCGGCCTTCATCGCCGGCTCCGCGGCATTCCTGGTGCTGCACGCCATCGACCGTCTGCTGCATCCGCGGCCGCTCGAGGACGTGAGCGTCGGTCTCGCGGTGATGGGGTTCGCCGTTGCGGCCACCGCGGTGCTGCTGCTCATCCAGCGGCACGTGATCCGCCGTACCCGCTCGACCATCGTGCGTGCCGATTCGCTGCATTACACCACCGACCTGCTCACCAACCTGGGCACCATGGTCGCACTGGCACTGACCCGATTTGACTTGCCGCTGCTCGACCCGCTGTTCGGCATCGGTGTCGCGATCTACATCTGCTACGGTGCCTGGCACATCGGGCACGACGCGTTTCAGCACCTGATCGACCGCGAGCTGCCCGATGCGGTGCGCACACAGGTGAAGCAGCTCGCCCTGGCCGAACCAGAGGTGCGCGGACTGCACGACCTGCGCACCCGCCAGTCGGGCGCGATGGAGATCATCCAGCTGCACCTCGAGCTCGATGCCGGCCTGACGCTGGGCACGGCGCATGCCGCGACCGAGCGTGTCGAGCAGGCCATCCGCGAGGCATATCCCATGGCGGACGTGATCATTCACCAGGACCCGGTCTGA
- a CDS encoding alpha-D-glucose phosphate-specific phosphoglucomutase → MDITTVTSQPFTDQRPGTSGLRKKVRVFQTPHYLENFVQSIFDTQAALAGGTLVLGGDGRYYNRQAIQLILRMAAANGVATVLVGQGGLLSTPAASCVIRAHGASGGIILSASHNPGGPNEDFGIKFNTANGGPAPEGVTEAIYARTREITAYRTLATPDIDLDATGSVTLGNTRIEVIDPVADYAALMQSLFDFELIRALFAAGSFRMCFDAMHAVTGPYARRILEDMLGAPPGTVINGEPLEDFGGGHPDPNLVHAHAVVALTRGAAGVDFAAASDGDGDRNMILGRDCFVTPSDSLAVLAANAHLVKGYSGGIRGVARSMPTSQAVDRVAQQRGVDCYETPTGWKFFGNLLDAGRITLCGEESFGTGSDHIREKDGLWAVLFWLNLLAVRREPVADIVRAHWREFGRNYYTRHDYEGIETAAANDLMSQLQSRLAGLPGATLDGYTVEYADNFAYTDPVDGSVSSNQGIRIGFTDGARIVYRLSGTGTAGATLRVYLEAYEPDPQRQARATAEVMQKLVAIAARLAEIEARTGRAEPTVIT, encoded by the coding sequence GTGGATATCACCACCGTCACCAGCCAGCCCTTCACCGACCAGCGCCCCGGCACCTCCGGCCTGCGCAAGAAGGTGCGGGTGTTCCAGACACCGCATTACCTCGAGAATTTCGTCCAGTCCATCTTCGATACCCAGGCGGCGCTCGCGGGCGGCACCCTGGTGCTCGGCGGCGATGGCCGTTACTACAACCGGCAGGCGATCCAGCTCATCCTGCGCATGGCGGCGGCCAACGGCGTGGCGACCGTACTGGTGGGCCAGGGCGGCCTGCTGTCCACACCGGCCGCTTCCTGTGTGATCCGGGCGCACGGGGCCAGCGGCGGCATCATCCTTTCGGCCAGCCACAATCCGGGCGGACCGAACGAGGATTTCGGTATCAAGTTCAACACCGCCAACGGCGGCCCGGCGCCGGAAGGCGTCACCGAGGCCATCTATGCGCGCACCCGCGAGATCACGGCCTACCGCACGCTGGCAACGCCGGACATCGACCTCGACGCGACCGGCAGCGTGACCCTGGGCAATACCCGCATCGAGGTCATCGACCCGGTGGCGGACTACGCCGCACTGATGCAGTCTCTGTTCGACTTCGAGCTGATCCGCGCGCTGTTCGCCGCGGGCAGCTTCCGCATGTGTTTCGATGCCATGCACGCGGTCACCGGCCCCTACGCACGACGCATCCTGGAAGACATGCTGGGGGCGCCGCCCGGCACCGTCATCAACGGCGAACCGCTGGAGGATTTCGGCGGCGGGCATCCGGACCCCAACCTGGTGCACGCCCACGCCGTGGTGGCGCTGACCCGGGGGGCCGCTGGCGTCGATTTCGCCGCCGCCTCCGACGGCGACGGTGACCGCAACATGATCCTCGGCCGCGACTGCTTCGTCACCCCCAGCGACAGCCTGGCGGTGCTGGCCGCCAATGCCCATCTCGTCAAGGGCTACAGCGGCGGCATCCGCGGCGTGGCCCGCTCCATGCCGACCTCCCAGGCGGTGGACCGCGTCGCGCAACAGCGCGGCGTGGACTGCTACGAAACACCCACCGGCTGGAAGTTCTTCGGCAATCTGCTGGATGCCGGACGCATCACGCTGTGCGGCGAGGAGAGCTTCGGCACCGGCTCCGACCACATCCGCGAAAAGGACGGGCTGTGGGCAGTGCTGTTCTGGCTCAACCTGCTCGCGGTGCGCCGGGAACCGGTAGCGGATATCGTGCGTGCGCACTGGCGCGAGTTCGGGCGCAACTACTACACACGCCATGACTACGAGGGCATCGAGACCGCGGCCGCAAACGACCTGATGTCGCAGTTGCAGTCACGGCTGGCCGGCCTGCCCGGCGCAACGCTGGACGGCTACACGGTGGAATACGCCGACAACTTCGCCTACACCGACCCGGTGGACGGCAGTGTCTCGAGCAACCAGGGTATCCGCATCGGTTTCACCGACGGCGCCCGCATCGTCTACCGCCTCTCCGGCACCGGTACGGCCGGCGCGACCCTGCGCGTCTACCTGGAAGCCTACGAGCCCGATCCGCAACGGCAGGCACGTGCCACTGCCGAGGTCATGCAGAAGCTGGTCGCGATCGCGGCCCGGCTGGCCGAGATCGAGGCGCGCACGGGGCGCGCGGAACCGACTGTAATCACCTGA
- a CDS encoding SGNH/GDSL hydrolase family protein has protein sequence MKPSLVLRLFILLLIITLLSPATRAGGGHDGRDPHSHQDAAAPAGLVIFGDSLSDTGNAFFATGILNRPPYDQLDAFLIPNGPYARGGATFSNGAVWIQQLARPLGLAGDAEAVLAPRHPGDNYAFGGARARAAATIPGRHLPDQVSEFLAAVNYGPSADPLYVLFIGGNDVADAVRALTQDPSGAASMGIIVAALTAIGDAIQALYNSGAGAREFLVINAPDLGLTPAFTPPLNLPQAAVFGTCFSLLFNLGGDASGYPAPYDSVCAAFGFPKSIPGLDTIVGALEANLPGTTFTRFDLFALMHAIVADPAGYRLSNVTGACIMPNVPPYACRNPDSYLFWDGIHPTRKAHEIVAAAVQDAIAPRDHGDERQRHHARMAHAR, from the coding sequence ATGAAACCGAGCCTCGTTCTGCGCCTGTTCATTCTGCTGCTGATCATTACCCTGCTGTCGCCGGCAACCCGGGCGGGCGGGGGACACGACGGCAGGGACCCGCATTCGCACCAGGACGCCGCGGCACCCGCCGGCCTGGTCATCTTCGGTGACAGCCTGTCGGACACCGGCAACGCGTTCTTCGCCACCGGCATCCTCAACCGCCCGCCCTATGACCAGCTGGATGCATTCCTGATTCCCAACGGACCGTATGCACGCGGCGGCGCGACCTTCAGCAACGGCGCCGTGTGGATCCAGCAGCTGGCGCGCCCGCTCGGCCTCGCCGGCGATGCCGAGGCCGTGCTCGCCCCCCGCCACCCGGGCGACAACTACGCGTTCGGCGGCGCGCGGGCACGGGCCGCGGCGACCATTCCCGGCCGGCATCTCCCCGACCAGGTCAGCGAGTTCCTGGCCGCAGTCAATTACGGCCCGTCCGCCGACCCGCTGTACGTGCTGTTCATCGGCGGCAACGACGTCGCCGATGCCGTGCGCGCACTGACGCAGGATCCGAGCGGCGCCGCCAGTATGGGCATCATTGTCGCGGCTCTGACCGCGATCGGCGATGCCATCCAGGCGCTGTACAATTCCGGCGCCGGCGCCCGCGAGTTCCTGGTGATCAATGCGCCGGATCTCGGACTGACTCCGGCCTTCACGCCGCCGCTCAACCTGCCGCAGGCCGCCGTGTTCGGCACCTGCTTCTCCCTGCTCTTCAACCTGGGTGGCGACGCAAGCGGCTATCCCGCACCCTACGACTCGGTTTGTGCCGCATTCGGTTTCCCGAAATCGATCCCCGGTCTCGACACCATCGTCGGCGCGTTGGAAGCGAACCTGCCCGGCACCACGTTCACCCGCTTCGATCTCTTCGCGCTGATGCATGCGATCGTGGCCGACCCTGCCGGCTACCGGCTCAGCAACGTGACCGGCGCCTGCATCATGCCGAACGTGCCGCCGTACGCCTGCCGCAATCCCGACAGCTACCTGTTCTGGGACGGCATCCATCCTACCCGCAAGGCCCACGAGATCGTCGCCGCGGCCGTGCAGGATGCCATCGCGCCGCGCGATCACGGCGACGAGCGCCAGCGTCATCACGCCCGGATGGCGCACGCGCGCTGA
- a CDS encoding ABC transporter permease produces the protein MRWLEQILEITWMSLATIPQRLGSALVIVGGIAGVVGVLVALLAIGEGFQAVLAEAGRLDTAIVLRKGASAELNSGLAREDTVLIAQAPGILQNSAGIPIASAEVVVVANLPKRSTGSDANVEIRGVGPRVWELRDNVRIVAGRRFESGKRELVIGRGAQAEFGDLEVGRPVRLGLQDWQVVGVFASGDAHESELWCDPEVLQGAYNRNAFQSVTVRLTGTAAFDAFRAALVSDPRLTVDVQRTRDYYATQSEDLTRLIRILGVAIAAIMGVGAVFGALNTMYAAVAARAREIATLRALGFSAVPVVLSVMLEAALLALLGGLIGAAVAWAAFDNYTASTLGANFSQVVFAFRVSPQLILQGLLWALGIGLIGGLFPAVHAARQPVTSALRAL, from the coding sequence GTGCGCTGGCTGGAACAGATACTGGAAATCACCTGGATGAGCCTGGCGACCATCCCGCAGCGTCTCGGTTCCGCGCTGGTGATCGTGGGCGGCATCGCCGGCGTGGTCGGGGTGCTGGTCGCGCTGCTGGCGATCGGCGAGGGTTTCCAGGCGGTGCTCGCCGAGGCCGGGCGGCTGGATACGGCGATCGTGCTGCGCAAGGGTGCCAGCGCCGAACTCAACAGCGGCCTGGCGCGCGAGGATACCGTGCTGATCGCGCAGGCCCCCGGCATCCTGCAGAACAGCGCCGGCATACCGATCGCCTCGGCCGAGGTCGTGGTGGTCGCCAACCTGCCCAAGCGCAGCACCGGCAGCGATGCCAATGTCGAGATCCGCGGCGTCGGGCCGCGGGTCTGGGAACTGCGCGACAACGTGCGCATCGTCGCGGGCCGCCGCTTCGAGTCCGGCAAGCGCGAGCTGGTGATCGGCAGGGGCGCGCAGGCCGAATTCGGCGATCTCGAGGTCGGCCGCCCGGTGCGGCTCGGACTGCAGGACTGGCAGGTGGTGGGCGTGTTCGCCTCGGGCGATGCGCACGAATCGGAGCTGTGGTGCGATCCCGAGGTGCTGCAGGGCGCCTACAACCGCAACGCCTTCCAGTCGGTCACCGTCCGGTTGACCGGTACCGCCGCCTTCGATGCCTTTCGCGCCGCGCTGGTCAGCGACCCGCGCCTGACGGTGGATGTGCAGCGTACCCGCGACTACTACGCGACGCAGTCGGAGGACCTCACCCGGCTGATCCGCATCCTGGGCGTGGCCATCGCGGCCATCATGGGCGTGGGCGCGGTGTTCGGCGCGCTCAATACCATGTACGCCGCGGTTGCCGCGCGTGCGCGCGAGATCGCCACCCTGCGTGCGCTCGGCTTTTCCGCGGTCCCGGTGGTGCTGTCGGTGATGCTGGAGGCGGCGCTGCTCGCCCTGCTCGGCGGCCTGATCGGTGCCGCCGTCGCCTGGGCGGCGTTCGACAACTACACGGCATCCACCCTGGGCGCCAACTTCAGCCAGGTGGTGTTCGCCTTCCGCGTGTCGCCGCAGCTGATCCTGCAGGGCCTGTTGTGGGCGCTCGGTATCGGCCTGATCGGCGGCCTGTTCCCGGCCGTGCACGCCGCACGCCAGCCCGTGACCAGCGCGCTGCGGGCGTTGTAG
- a CDS encoding FtsX-like permease family protein: MKYLPLVWAALLRRKARTILTLLSIVVAFLLFGMLDAVRVAFTVRDSLEGAGRLITSSKLSIIQPLPYADLAQIRRVPGVEDVAYANWFGGIYQDRKNFFANFAVSPNYLELYPEMLLPEDQKQAFLNTRTGAIVGENLARRYNFKIGDRVPLQATIFPHRDGDLTWTFDLVGIYRMREARDRNQEDQLLFRYDYFDEGRTFGHGTVGWYMVKVGDPDQAEQVAQTIDRLFANSADETKTQTEKQFTLDFVRQVGDIGLIVSSIMGAVFFTILLLTGNTMSQAVRERIPELAVLKTLGFSNRSVLWLVLGESLLLAIIGGSIGLLLAVAGAGALSAAFRGGAFSVGAQSWLTGVAIMLVLGTAVGLPPAWRAMRLRIVDALNER, from the coding sequence ATGAAATACCTGCCGCTGGTGTGGGCCGCGCTGCTGCGCCGCAAGGCGCGCACCATCCTGACCCTGCTGTCGATCGTGGTCGCGTTCCTGCTGTTCGGCATGCTCGATGCGGTGCGGGTCGCCTTCACGGTGCGTGACAGCCTGGAGGGCGCGGGCCGGCTGATTACCAGTTCCAAGCTTTCCATCATCCAGCCGCTGCCGTACGCCGACCTGGCGCAGATCCGGCGCGTGCCCGGGGTGGAGGACGTGGCCTACGCCAACTGGTTCGGCGGCATCTACCAGGACCGCAAGAACTTCTTCGCCAATTTTGCGGTGAGCCCGAACTACCTGGAGCTGTATCCGGAGATGCTGTTGCCGGAGGACCAGAAGCAGGCTTTCCTGAATACCCGCACCGGCGCCATCGTCGGTGAAAACCTGGCGCGGCGCTACAACTTCAAGATCGGCGACCGCGTCCCGCTGCAGGCGACCATCTTTCCGCACCGGGACGGCGATCTGACCTGGACCTTCGACCTGGTCGGCATCTACCGCATGCGCGAGGCGCGCGACCGCAACCAGGAAGACCAGCTGCTGTTCCGTTACGACTATTTCGACGAGGGTCGCACCTTCGGCCACGGCACGGTCGGCTGGTACATGGTCAAGGTCGGCGACCCCGACCAGGCCGAGCAGGTGGCACAGACGATCGACCGCCTGTTCGCGAATTCGGCCGACGAGACCAAGACGCAGACCGAAAAGCAGTTCACCCTGGACTTCGTCCGCCAGGTCGGCGACATCGGCCTGATCGTCAGCTCGATCATGGGCGCCGTGTTCTTCACCATCCTGCTGCTCACCGGGAACACCATGTCGCAGGCGGTGCGCGAGCGCATTCCGGAGCTGGCGGTGCTCAAGACCCTCGGTTTCTCCAACCGCAGCGTGCTGTGGCTGGTGCTGGGCGAGTCGCTGCTGCTGGCCATCATCGGCGGCAGTATCGGCCTGCTGCTGGCCGTGGCCGGGGCGGGCGCGCTGAGTGCCGCCTTCCGCGGCGGCGCCTTCAGTGTCGGGGCGCAGTCCTGGCTGACCGGTGTTGCGATCATGCTGGTACTCGGTACGGCCGTGGGGCTGCCGCCGGCCTGGCGTGCCATGCGCCTGCGCATCGTCGATGCGCTGAACGAACGCTGA
- a CDS encoding ABC transporter ATP-binding protein — MDKLVTLRGVTKHYRRGRQSIEVLHAIDMDIAAGDFVALMGPSGSGKTTLLNLIGGLDSVTAGTIEIAGTHLERMNSGELARWRAANIGFVFQFYNLLPMLSAQKNVELPLLLTRLSARARRRNARIALALVGLEERAQHRPGELSGGQEQRVAIARAIVSDPKILVCDEPTGDLDRHTADEIMGLLQQLNREHGKTIVMVTHDPKAAEFAHRQLHLDKGTLTGNGA, encoded by the coding sequence ATGGACAAGCTGGTCACACTGCGCGGTGTCACCAAGCACTACCGGCGCGGCAGGCAGAGCATCGAGGTGCTGCACGCGATCGACATGGACATCGCGGCCGGCGACTTCGTCGCGCTGATGGGTCCGTCCGGCTCGGGCAAGACGACGCTGCTCAATCTCATCGGCGGCCTCGACAGCGTGACTGCGGGCACCATCGAGATCGCCGGCACGCACCTCGAACGCATGAACAGCGGCGAGCTGGCGCGCTGGCGCGCCGCCAACATCGGTTTCGTGTTCCAGTTCTACAATCTGTTGCCCATGCTGAGCGCGCAGAAGAACGTCGAATTGCCGCTGCTGCTCACGCGGCTGTCCGCGCGCGCGCGGCGGCGCAATGCACGCATCGCGCTGGCGCTGGTGGGGCTGGAGGAGCGTGCGCAGCACCGTCCGGGCGAACTCTCCGGCGGCCAGGAGCAGCGCGTCGCCATCGCGCGTGCCATCGTTTCCGACCCGAAGATACTGGTGTGCGACGAGCCGACTGGTGACCTCGACCGGCATACGGCCGACGAGATCATGGGTCTGCTGCAGCAGCTCAACCGCGAGCACGGCAAGACCATCGTGATGGTGACGCATGACCCCAAGGCGGCCGAGTTCGCGCATCGCCAGCTGCACCTCGACAAGGGCACGCTTACGGGGAACGGGGCGTGA
- a CDS encoding efflux RND transporter periplasmic adaptor subunit, giving the protein MENSELLKQLRLDEAARGTDRRPGPVWVFVLVLVALLALGAWYWLAGGRVYTVATATAQVPGGVQGSMSVLDATGYVTARRQATVSAKVTGQVTEVLIEEGQRVQAGAVLARLDDTDARAQLDLAQAQLAAARAQLEGLRQLLAQARRDDARQQDLLARKLTSQQAADDAATLVKTRSAAIVTQQREVDVAARGVEVAQVALDNTVVRAPFAGVITVKAAQPGEIVSPFSAGGGYTRTGIGTIVDMDSLEIEVEVNEAYIGRVQAGQPVETTLNAYPDWRISGQVIAIIPAADRSKATVKVRIGIDVQDPRIVPDMGARVAFLEPDSAGTAAAPPAGVLIPASAIQMQGDATRVFVVIDDHARLRTVRTGQTYADLRQVLDGVSDGERVILDPPAALQDGDRVLTEQPG; this is encoded by the coding sequence ATGGAAAACTCGGAACTCCTGAAACAGTTGCGGCTCGACGAGGCGGCGCGTGGCACGGACAGGCGCCCCGGGCCGGTCTGGGTGTTTGTCCTGGTGCTGGTCGCGCTGCTCGCGCTGGGCGCCTGGTACTGGCTCGCCGGCGGCCGTGTCTATACGGTCGCGACCGCGACGGCGCAGGTGCCGGGCGGGGTGCAGGGCAGCATGTCGGTGCTCGATGCGACCGGCTACGTGACCGCACGCCGGCAGGCCACCGTGTCGGCCAAGGTGACCGGTCAGGTCACCGAGGTGCTGATCGAGGAAGGCCAGCGGGTGCAGGCCGGTGCGGTGCTGGCGCGGCTGGATGACACCGATGCGCGCGCCCAGCTCGACCTGGCACAGGCGCAGCTCGCCGCGGCGCGCGCGCAGCTCGAAGGGCTGCGCCAGCTGCTCGCCCAGGCGCGGCGCGACGATGCGCGCCAGCAGGACCTGCTGGCGCGCAAGCTCACCAGCCAGCAGGCGGCCGACGACGCGGCCACGCTGGTCAAGACCCGCAGCGCCGCCATCGTCACCCAGCAGCGCGAGGTGGACGTGGCCGCGCGCGGGGTCGAGGTCGCGCAGGTCGCGCTGGACAACACCGTCGTGCGCGCGCCGTTCGCCGGCGTGATCACGGTCAAGGCGGCGCAGCCGGGCGAGATCGTCTCGCCGTTTTCCGCCGGCGGCGGCTATACCCGCACCGGCATCGGCACCATCGTCGACATGGATTCGCTGGAGATCGAGGTGGAGGTGAACGAGGCCTACATCGGGCGCGTGCAGGCCGGCCAGCCGGTCGAGACCACGCTCAATGCGTATCCGGACTGGCGCATATCCGGCCAGGTCATCGCGATCATTCCGGCCGCCGACCGCAGCAAGGCGACGGTGAAGGTGCGCATCGGCATCGATGTGCAGGATCCGCGCATCGTGCCCGACATGGGCGCGCGCGTGGCGTTCCTCGAGCCCGACAGCGCCGGCACCGCCGCCGCGCCCCCGGCCGGGGTGCTCATCCCGGCCAGCGCCATCCAGATGCAGGGCGATGCCACGCGCGTGTTCGTGGTGATCGACGATCATGCCCGGCTGCGCACGGTGCGGACGGGGCAGACCTACGCCGACCTGCGCCAGGTGCTCGATGGCGTCAGCGACGGCGAGCGGGTGATCCTCGATCCGCCCGCCGCGCTGCAGGACGGCGACCGGGTACTTACGGAACAGCCGGGCTAG
- a CDS encoding ion channel has protein sequence MEETQSSNPGFRRLLHAEINELYNGVSRRSRLFRWALLAFDSVTILYFVLASFFHHVDDLHVVEEAIGIVYLLEFAARLYISERRLHHVFNPVGLADLIVIASLLAPSLAENYAFLRVIRALRLLRSYHMVSNLRQQSRFVRMHEDVIFSVVNLLVFIFIITAVVYVTQVGSNPQIGDYFDALYFTVATLTTTGFGDITLVGTGGHILAVLIMIFGISLFLRLIQTIFRPGKVRYECPTCGLIRHDADAVHCKHCGAVLHITTEGSD, from the coding sequence ATGGAAGAGACGCAGTCTTCGAACCCCGGTTTCCGGCGGCTGCTCCACGCCGAGATCAACGAGCTCTACAACGGCGTGAGCCGGCGTTCGCGCCTGTTCCGCTGGGCGCTGCTGGCATTCGACAGCGTCACGATCCTGTACTTCGTGCTGGCCTCCTTCTTCCATCATGTAGACGACCTGCACGTGGTGGAGGAGGCGATCGGTATCGTGTACCTGCTGGAGTTCGCGGCGCGGCTGTACATCAGCGAGCGGCGCCTGCACCACGTCTTCAATCCCGTCGGCCTGGCGGACCTGATCGTCATCGCCTCGCTGCTTGCGCCCTCGTTGGCCGAGAACTACGCCTTCCTGCGCGTGATCCGCGCGCTGCGGCTGCTGCGTTCCTATCACATGGTCAGCAACCTGCGCCAGCAGTCGCGTTTCGTGCGCATGCACGAAGACGTCATCTTCAGCGTGGTCAACCTGCTGGTCTTCATCTTCATCATCACGGCCGTGGTGTACGTGACCCAGGTGGGCAGCAACCCGCAGATCGGCGATTATTTCGACGCGCTCTATTTCACGGTCGCGACCCTGACGACCACGGGGTTCGGCGACATCACCCTGGTCGGAACCGGCGGCCACATCCTGGCGGTGCTGATCATGATCTTCGGCATCTCCCTGTTCCTGCGCCTGATCCAGACCATCTTCCGGCCGGGCAAGGTGCGCTACGAATGCCCGACCTGCGGACTCATCCGCCACGATGCCGACGCCGTGCACTGCAAGCATTGCGGCGCCGTGCTGCACATCACGACCGAGGGTTCGGACTAG